One window from the genome of Streptomyces sp. NBC_01476 encodes:
- a CDS encoding PadR family transcriptional regulator, which translates to MSIGHTLLGLLESGPRHGYDLKRAFDERFGHDRPLAYGQVYSTMARLLKNGLVEVDGIEPGGGPERKRYAITDAGITDVGQWLSQPEKPEPYLQTTLYTKVVLALLTGRPAADLLDTQRAEHLRLMRELTRRKSAGDLADQLICDHALFHLEADLRWLELTAARLDQLAAEVAP; encoded by the coding sequence ATGTCAATCGGCCACACCCTGCTCGGACTTCTGGAGTCCGGGCCGCGCCACGGTTACGACCTCAAGCGCGCCTTCGATGAACGCTTCGGACACGACCGCCCCCTCGCCTACGGGCAGGTCTACTCGACGATGGCCAGGCTGCTGAAGAACGGCCTGGTCGAAGTCGACGGCATAGAGCCGGGCGGCGGACCCGAGCGCAAGCGGTACGCGATCACTGACGCCGGCATCACCGACGTCGGGCAGTGGCTCAGCCAGCCGGAGAAACCCGAGCCCTACCTGCAGACGACCCTCTACACCAAGGTCGTCCTCGCCCTGCTGACCGGCCGCCCGGCGGCCGATCTGCTGGACACCCAGCGCGCCGAACACCTGCGGCTGATGCGGGAACTGACCCGCCGCAAGTCGGCCGGCGACCTCGCGGACCAGCTGATCTGCGACCACGCACTCTTCCATCTGGAGGCGGATCTGCGGTGGCTGGAGCTCACCGCGGCCCGGCTCGACCAGCTCGCCGCGGAGGTGGCCCCGTGA
- a CDS encoding SPFH domain-containing protein: MTERPHGTPAPDVPEMPAPRVQERRAAGMPGLPFLLLALLVVAGGIALIAVGAAEAKDGSKGLGSTLIVVGSLVVVAALITLFGLTQVAPGEARVCQLFGRYQGTIRQDGLRWVNPFTSRRKISTRLRNHETAVLKVNDAYGNPIELAAVVVWQVRDTAQAVFEVDNFTQFVSIQTDTAVRHIATRYPYDAHDGVALSLRGNAEQITEQLSTEITARVESAGVTIIESRFTHLAYAPEIASAMLQRQQAGAIVAARQTIVDGAVGMVESALARIAEQDIVELDEERKASMVSNLLVVLCGDRAAQPVLNTGTLYQ, encoded by the coding sequence ATGACCGAGCGACCGCACGGCACGCCCGCGCCCGATGTGCCGGAGATGCCCGCCCCGCGGGTGCAGGAGCGGCGGGCGGCGGGGATGCCCGGGCTGCCGTTCCTGCTGCTCGCGCTGCTCGTCGTGGCCGGCGGCATCGCGCTGATCGCGGTGGGCGCGGCCGAGGCGAAGGACGGTTCCAAGGGGCTGGGGTCCACCCTCATCGTGGTGGGCTCCCTCGTCGTGGTCGCCGCCCTGATCACCCTCTTCGGCCTCACCCAGGTCGCCCCGGGCGAGGCCCGGGTCTGCCAGCTCTTCGGCCGCTATCAGGGCACCATCCGGCAGGACGGCCTGCGCTGGGTGAACCCCTTCACCAGCCGCCGCAAGATCTCCACCCGGCTGCGCAACCACGAGACCGCCGTGCTCAAGGTGAACGACGCCTACGGCAACCCGATCGAGCTCGCCGCCGTCGTGGTCTGGCAGGTCAGGGACACCGCGCAGGCCGTCTTCGAGGTCGACAACTTCACCCAGTTCGTGTCCATCCAGACCGACACCGCGGTCCGCCACATCGCGACCCGCTACCCGTACGACGCCCACGACGGCGTCGCCCTCTCGCTGCGCGGCAACGCCGAGCAGATCACCGAGCAACTCTCCACCGAGATCACCGCCCGCGTCGAGTCGGCCGGCGTCACCATCATCGAGTCCCGCTTCACCCATCTCGCCTACGCTCCCGAGATCGCCTCGGCGATGCTCCAGCGGCAGCAGGCCGGCGCGATCGTGGCGGCCCGGCAGACCATCGTGGACGGCGCCGTCGGCATGGTGGAGTCCGCGCTGGCCCGGATCGCCGAGCAGGACATCGTCGAACTCGACGAGGAGCGGAAGGCGTCGATGGTGAGCAATCTGCTGGTCGTGCTCTGCGGCGACCGCGCCGCCCAGCCGGTGCTGAACACGGGCACGCTCTACCAGTGA
- a CDS encoding catalase, which yields MTTDFQFTTNNAGIPVESDEHSLTVGRDGPILLQDHYLIEKMAQFNRERVPERVVHAKGSGAYGRFEVTNDVSQFTKADLFQPGRSTQMLARFSTVAGEQGSPDTWRDPRGFALKFYTEHGNYDLVGNNTPVFFVRDTIKFQDFIRSQKRRPDNGLRDNDMQWDFWTLSPESAHQVTWLMGDRGIPKSYRHMNGYGSHTYMWINGAGQKFWIKYHFKTDQGIDFLTQEDADTMAGQNADYHRQDLWEAIDRGEHPSWTLRVQVMPFDDAPDYRFNPFDLTKVWPHSDYPLIEVGRMTLDTNPEDYFVHIEQAAFEPSNMVPGIAPSPDKMLLGRLFSYPDTHRYRIGPNYAQLPPNRPHVPVHSYAKDGPMRFEPNRVGAPYAPNSYGGPHASPEAYGDIAGWQAAGEMVREAYSAHREDDDFGQAGTMVREVLDDAARDRLVSNIAGHLSDGVSAPVFQRALAYWRSVDQTLGDRIAAAAKPA from the coding sequence ATGACCACCGACTTCCAGTTCACGACGAACAACGCCGGCATCCCGGTGGAGAGCGACGAACACTCGCTCACCGTCGGCCGGGACGGCCCGATCCTGCTTCAGGACCACTACCTGATCGAGAAGATGGCCCAGTTCAACCGGGAACGGGTCCCCGAACGGGTGGTGCACGCCAAGGGCAGCGGGGCGTACGGCCGGTTCGAGGTGACCAACGACGTCAGCCAGTTCACCAAGGCCGACCTCTTCCAGCCGGGCCGCAGCACGCAGATGCTGGCCCGGTTCTCCACGGTCGCCGGCGAGCAGGGCAGCCCCGACACCTGGCGCGACCCGCGCGGCTTCGCGCTGAAGTTCTACACCGAGCACGGCAACTACGACCTGGTCGGCAACAACACCCCGGTGTTCTTCGTCCGGGACACGATCAAGTTCCAGGACTTCATCCGCAGTCAGAAGCGCCGCCCCGACAACGGGTTGCGCGACAACGACATGCAGTGGGACTTCTGGACGCTCTCCCCGGAGTCCGCGCACCAGGTCACCTGGCTGATGGGCGACCGCGGCATCCCGAAGTCGTACCGGCACATGAACGGCTACGGCTCCCACACGTACATGTGGATCAACGGCGCCGGCCAGAAGTTCTGGATCAAGTACCACTTCAAGACCGACCAGGGCATCGACTTCCTCACCCAGGAGGACGCCGACACGATGGCCGGGCAGAACGCCGACTACCACCGGCAGGACCTGTGGGAGGCAATCGACCGGGGCGAGCACCCCTCGTGGACGCTGCGGGTGCAGGTGATGCCGTTCGACGACGCGCCGGACTACCGCTTCAACCCGTTCGACCTGACGAAGGTGTGGCCGCACAGCGACTACCCGCTGATCGAGGTCGGGCGGATGACGCTGGACACCAACCCGGAGGACTACTTCGTCCACATCGAGCAGGCCGCGTTCGAGCCGTCGAACATGGTGCCCGGGATCGCGCCGTCGCCGGACAAGATGCTGCTCGGCCGGCTCTTCTCGTACCCCGACACGCACCGGTACCGGATCGGCCCGAACTACGCCCAGCTGCCGCCGAACCGCCCGCACGTGCCGGTGCACTCCTACGCCAAGGACGGGCCCATGCGGTTCGAGCCGAACCGGGTGGGGGCGCCGTACGCGCCGAACTCGTACGGCGGCCCGCACGCGTCACCGGAGGCGTACGGGGACATCGCCGGCTGGCAGGCCGCGGGTGAGATGGTGCGGGAGGCATACAGCGCGCACCGCGAGGACGACGACTTCGGGCAGGCGGGCACGATGGTCCGCGAGGTGCTGGACGACGCGGCCCGCGACCGCCTCGTCTCCAACATCGCCGGCCACCTCAGCGACGGCGTCTCCGCGCCGGTCTTCCAGCGCGCGCTGGCGTACTGGCGCAGCGTCGACCAGACCCTCGGCGACCGCATCGCCGCGGCGGCCAAACCCGCCTGA
- a CDS encoding ATP-binding SpoIIE family protein phosphatase — MTTDPPRPTAADPLPGGAADPYGVLPGAGPFPPTGGPALPHPLDATGPVDLWRAQHQERHEAHEHADRNAGGKNAREDSPAGGGPHPGSDPERTAAGGDPVPYSRPQTELPHPPIPAHGSGWAPGTTDGSEALGAYLSTPPRGIPLDAAGHPGEEDSVGMRIPMPVQTGPEADRLRYVGAATRRIARGLDLDEILLGLCRSAVPAFADSIMVYLRDPLPVGDERPSGPLRLRLRRADGGLDGPSDDSAPVGALPVLPALEPAYGSEPISVLLDGPLAEVLRGVRPVFADSLRAADALAELLGHPESPLPTGRRALVAPLRGRRRVIGAAVLLRRPDRLPFEADDLLVAAQLATHTALGVDKAVLYGREAYIADALQREMLPDSLPQPTGVQLASRYLPAAESARVGGDWYDAIPLPGSRVALVVGDVMGHSMTSAAIMGQLRTTVQTLAGLDLAPQEVLYHLDEQAQRLGQDRMATCVYAVYDPIAHRLVVANAGHPPPILLHADGLAEVLRVPPGAPIGVGGVPFEAVELPAPAGATLLLYTDGLVESRSRDVWGGIELLRERLRDAATVVSPPPLEPLCDEVLEILGPGDRDDDIALLAARFDGISPSDVAYWFLEPQAQTAGRARRLVRQALRRWDLDDQLDAAELLVSEIVTNAVRYAERPITLRLLRTDVLRCEVGDDAPLLPRMRHAAPEEEGGRGLYLVNRMAQRWGATRLGAGKVVWFELPL, encoded by the coding sequence GTGACCACCGACCCGCCCCGCCCGACCGCGGCGGACCCCCTGCCCGGGGGCGCCGCCGATCCGTACGGCGTCCTGCCCGGCGCCGGACCGTTCCCGCCCACCGGCGGCCCGGCGCTCCCCCACCCGCTGGACGCCACCGGTCCCGTGGACCTGTGGCGCGCCCAGCACCAGGAGCGGCACGAGGCGCACGAGCACGCGGACCGGAACGCCGGCGGGAAGAACGCCAGGGAGGACTCCCCGGCCGGGGGCGGTCCGCACCCCGGGAGCGACCCCGAGCGCACGGCGGCGGGCGGCGACCCCGTACCGTACAGCCGACCGCAGACCGAACTGCCGCATCCGCCGATCCCGGCGCACGGCAGCGGGTGGGCACCGGGCACGACAGACGGGAGTGAGGCGTTGGGCGCGTATCTGAGCACGCCACCACGAGGAATCCCGCTGGACGCGGCCGGGCACCCCGGCGAGGAGGACTCGGTGGGCATGCGCATCCCGATGCCCGTACAGACCGGTCCCGAGGCGGACCGGCTGCGGTACGTCGGCGCCGCGACCCGGCGGATCGCGCGCGGGCTCGACCTGGACGAGATCCTGCTCGGCCTGTGCCGCTCGGCGGTGCCCGCCTTCGCCGACTCGATCATGGTCTATCTGCGTGACCCGCTGCCGGTCGGCGACGAGCGCCCGTCGGGCCCGCTGCGGCTGCGGCTGCGGCGCGCGGACGGCGGCCTTGACGGTCCCTCCGACGACAGCGCCCCGGTCGGTGCCCTGCCCGTCCTGCCGGCCCTGGAGCCCGCCTACGGCTCCGAGCCGATCAGCGTGCTGCTCGACGGTCCGCTGGCCGAAGTGCTGCGCGGGGTACGGCCGGTGTTCGCCGACTCGCTGCGGGCCGCGGACGCGCTGGCGGAGCTGCTCGGCCACCCGGAGAGCCCGCTGCCGACCGGCCGCCGCGCGCTGGTGGCCCCGCTGCGCGGCCGGCGCCGGGTGATCGGCGCGGCCGTGCTGCTGCGCCGCCCCGACCGGCTGCCCTTCGAGGCGGACGACCTGCTGGTGGCCGCCCAGCTCGCCACCCACACCGCGCTCGGTGTGGACAAGGCGGTGCTCTACGGGCGTGAGGCGTACATCGCCGACGCCCTGCAGCGCGAGATGCTGCCGGACTCGCTGCCGCAGCCCACCGGCGTCCAGCTCGCCAGCCGCTATCTGCCGGCCGCCGAGTCGGCCCGGGTCGGCGGCGACTGGTACGACGCGATTCCGCTGCCCGGCAGCCGGGTGGCGCTGGTGGTCGGCGATGTGATGGGCCATTCGATGACCTCCGCGGCGATCATGGGGCAGCTGCGGACCACGGTGCAGACCCTCGCCGGGCTCGACCTGGCACCGCAGGAAGTCCTGTACCACCTGGACGAGCAGGCCCAGCGGCTCGGCCAGGACCGGATGGCGACCTGCGTCTACGCCGTCTACGACCCGATCGCCCACCGCCTGGTGGTGGCCAACGCGGGCCACCCACCGCCGATCCTGCTCCACGCGGACGGCCTCGCCGAGGTGCTCCGGGTCCCGCCGGGGGCGCCGATCGGCGTCGGCGGGGTGCCGTTCGAAGCCGTCGAGCTGCCGGCGCCGGCCGGGGCGACCCTGCTGCTCTACACCGACGGCCTGGTGGAGTCCCGCAGCCGCGACGTGTGGGGCGGCATCGAGCTGCTCCGCGAGCGGTTGCGTGACGCGGCGACCGTGGTGTCGCCGCCGCCTCTTGAGCCGCTGTGCGACGAGGTGCTGGAGATCCTCGGGCCGGGCGACCGTGACGACGACATCGCGCTGCTCGCGGCCCGCTTCGACGGGATCTCGCCGAGCGATGTCGCGTACTGGTTCCTGGAGCCCCAGGCGCAGACGGCGGGCCGCGCCCGCCGACTGGTCCGGCAGGCGCTGCGCCGCTGGGACCTGGACGACCAGCTCGACGCGGCGGAACTGCTGGTGAGCGAGATCGTCACGAACGCGGTGCGGTACGCCGAACGGCCGATCACCCTGCGGCTGCTGCGGACCGATGTCCTGCGGTGCGAGGTGGGCGACGACGCGCCCCTTCTGCCGCGCATGCGGCACGCGGCCCCCGAGGAGGAGGGCGGCCGCGGGCTCTATCTCGTGAACCGGATGGCCCAGCGCTGGGGCGCCACCCGCCTGGGCGCCGGCAAAGTCGTCTGGTTCGAGCTCCCGCTTTAA
- a CDS encoding class I SAM-dependent methyltransferase — translation MPEDDGPGRERTGQAEAFDAIGDRYDEAFPHKEGQLAAGEWLASSLPAGSRVLDLGCGTGVPTARQLTDAGLRVTGVDLSAGMLERARANVPAAEFIRADIAGLGDGGPLTAGSFAGATAFFALLMLPRAEIPGTLRSVHALLAPGGLLALSMVEADVDNVPIPFLGNIIRVSGYLRDDLRRVVTDAGFEVVKEDSYAYAPASVEVPPEEQVFLYCRRA, via the coding sequence CTGCCCGAAGACGACGGCCCCGGCCGGGAGCGTACCGGCCAGGCCGAGGCGTTCGACGCGATCGGCGACCGCTACGACGAGGCGTTCCCGCACAAGGAGGGCCAGCTCGCGGCCGGCGAGTGGCTCGCCTCCTCGCTCCCGGCCGGCTCCCGGGTGCTGGACCTCGGCTGCGGTACGGGGGTGCCGACCGCGCGGCAGCTCACCGACGCGGGACTGCGGGTGACCGGCGTGGACCTGTCGGCGGGGATGCTGGAGCGGGCCCGGGCCAATGTGCCGGCCGCGGAGTTCATCCGTGCCGACATCGCCGGGCTCGGCGACGGCGGGCCGCTGACCGCGGGCTCCTTCGCCGGCGCGACCGCGTTCTTCGCCCTGCTGATGCTGCCCAGGGCCGAGATCCCCGGCACGCTGCGGTCCGTGCACGCTCTGCTGGCGCCCGGCGGTCTGCTGGCGCTGTCGATGGTGGAGGCGGATGTGGACAACGTGCCGATTCCTTTCCTCGGCAACATCATCCGGGTGTCCGGTTACCTCCGTGACGACCTGCGGCGGGTCGTGACGGACGCGGGCTTCGAGGTGGTCAAGGAGGATTCCTACGCGTACGCGCCGGCGAGCGTCGAGGTGCCGCCCGAGGAGCAGGTCTTCCTCTACTGCCGACGCGCCTGA
- the fomD gene encoding cytidylyl-2-hydroxypropylphosphonate hydrolase: MTADVDTTFRNGPQRHFWAPGDQVLWRYRGNGTDEVHICRPVTVVRDDEELLAVWLAPGTRCVKPLLADGTPVYREPLATRYTKPRVAAEDKWWGAGVLKLARPGEPWSVWLFWDEGWRFRSWYVNLEEPLRRWSGGVDSEDHFLDISVHPNRSWQWRDEDEFAQAQADGLMPAATAAGVRRAGRQAVGVIRAWGPPFGDHWQDWRPDPAWPVPALPADWDRPAD; the protein is encoded by the coding sequence ATGACAGCCGACGTCGACACCACATTCAGGAACGGACCGCAGCGGCACTTCTGGGCCCCCGGCGATCAAGTGCTCTGGCGCTATCGCGGCAACGGCACCGACGAGGTCCACATCTGCCGGCCGGTCACTGTGGTGCGTGACGACGAGGAGCTGCTCGCGGTGTGGCTGGCGCCCGGCACCCGGTGCGTGAAGCCGCTGCTGGCGGACGGCACGCCGGTGTACCGGGAGCCGCTGGCCACCCGGTACACCAAGCCGCGGGTCGCGGCCGAGGACAAGTGGTGGGGCGCGGGTGTGCTGAAGCTGGCCCGGCCCGGCGAGCCGTGGTCGGTGTGGCTCTTCTGGGACGAGGGCTGGCGGTTCCGCAGCTGGTACGTGAATCTGGAGGAGCCGCTGCGCCGCTGGTCGGGCGGGGTGGACTCGGAGGACCACTTCCTGGACATCTCGGTGCACCCGAACCGCAGCTGGCAGTGGCGGGACGAGGACGAGTTCGCGCAGGCGCAGGCCGACGGGCTGATGCCGGCCGCGACGGCGGCCGGCGTCCGGCGGGCGGGACGGCAGGCGGTCGGGGTGATCCGGGCCTGGGGGCCGCCGTTCGGCGACCACTGGCAGGACTGGCGGCCCGACCCGGCCTGGCCGGTGCCGGCGCTCCCCGCGGACTGGGACCGCCCCGCCGACTGA
- a CDS encoding class II fumarate hydratase, with the protein MDDYRIEHDSMGEVRVPREAKWRAQTQRAVENFPISGQRIERAHIQALAQIKAAAAKVNAGLGVLDKEIADAIEQAAAEVADGKWDADFPIDVFQTGSGTSSNMNTNEVIATLATERLGRDVHPNDHVNASQSSNDVFPSSIHIAATAAVTRDLIPALSRLAEALEAKSAEFGTVVKAGRTHLMDATPVTLGQEFGGYAAQVRYGIERLTAALPRLAELPLGGTAVGTGINTPAGFGAAVIAEVAERTGLPLTEARNHFEAQGARDAIVETSGQLRTIAVGLTKIANDLRWMSSGPRTGLAEISLPDLQPGSSIMPGKVNPVIPEAVLMVAAQVTGNDAAIATAGAAGNFELNVMLPVIARNILESVRLLANVTRLLADRTVDGITANVERAREYAESSPSVVTPLNRYIGYEAAAKVAKTSLAERKTIRQVVIESGYVEAGKLTETQLDEALDVLRMTHP; encoded by the coding sequence ATGGACGACTACCGGATCGAGCACGACTCGATGGGCGAGGTACGCGTACCCCGCGAGGCGAAGTGGCGGGCGCAGACGCAGCGGGCGGTGGAGAACTTCCCGATCTCCGGGCAGCGGATCGAGCGCGCGCACATTCAGGCGCTGGCGCAGATCAAGGCCGCCGCCGCCAAGGTGAACGCCGGGCTCGGCGTGCTGGACAAGGAGATCGCGGACGCGATCGAGCAGGCGGCGGCCGAGGTGGCCGACGGGAAGTGGGACGCGGACTTCCCGATCGACGTCTTCCAGACCGGCTCCGGCACCTCCTCGAACATGAATACGAACGAGGTCATCGCCACCCTGGCCACCGAGCGGCTCGGCCGGGACGTCCACCCCAATGACCACGTCAACGCGTCGCAGTCGTCCAACGACGTCTTCCCCTCCTCGATCCACATCGCCGCCACCGCCGCCGTGACCCGCGACCTGATTCCGGCCCTGTCCCGGCTCGCCGAGGCGCTGGAGGCGAAGTCCGCGGAGTTCGGCACGGTGGTCAAGGCCGGGCGCACCCATCTGATGGACGCCACACCGGTGACGCTGGGCCAGGAGTTCGGCGGGTACGCCGCCCAGGTGCGGTACGGGATCGAGCGGCTGACGGCGGCGCTGCCGCGGCTGGCCGAACTGCCGCTGGGCGGCACCGCGGTGGGCACCGGGATCAACACGCCGGCCGGTTTCGGCGCCGCGGTGATCGCGGAGGTGGCCGAGCGGACCGGACTGCCGCTGACCGAGGCGCGCAACCACTTCGAGGCGCAGGGCGCCCGGGACGCGATCGTGGAGACCTCCGGGCAGCTGCGGACCATCGCGGTGGGCCTGACGAAGATCGCCAACGATCTGCGCTGGATGTCGTCGGGCCCGCGCACCGGCCTCGCCGAGATCAGCCTGCCCGACCTCCAGCCGGGGTCGAGCATCATGCCGGGCAAGGTCAACCCGGTGATCCCCGAGGCGGTGCTGATGGTGGCCGCCCAGGTCACCGGCAACGACGCGGCAATCGCCACCGCGGGCGCGGCAGGCAACTTCGAGCTGAACGTGATGCTGCCGGTGATCGCCCGCAACATCCTGGAGTCGGTGCGGCTGCTGGCGAACGTCACCCGGTTGCTCGCCGACCGTACGGTGGACGGCATCACCGCGAATGTCGAGCGGGCCAGGGAGTACGCCGAGTCCTCGCCGTCGGTGGTCACCCCGCTCAACCGCTACATCGGGTACGAGGCGGCGGCGAAGGTGGCCAAGACCTCGCTGGCCGAGCGGAAGACCATCCGGCAGGTGGTGATCGAGAGCGGTTATGTCGAGGCGGGGAAGCTGACCGAAACGCAACTCGACGAAGCGCTCGACGTGCTGCGTATGACCCATCCGTAA
- a CDS encoding fumarate hydratase gives MPEFAYTDLLPLGEDPTPYRLLTADGVSTFEADGRTFLKVEPEALRLLAAEAMHDISHYLRPTHLAQLRRILDDPQASPNDRFVALDLLKNANIAAAGVLPMCQDTGTAIVMGKRGQQVLTSGGDEEALSRGIFDAYTKLNLRYSQMAPLTMWDEKNTGSNLPAQIELYATDGGAYKFLFMAKGGGSANKSFLYQETKAVLNEASMMRFLEEKIRSLGTAACPPYHLAIVVGGTSAEFALKTAKYASAHYLDELPAEGSPAGHGFRDKELEQQVFELTQRIGIGAQFGGKYFCHDVRVVRLPRHGASCPVAIAVSCSADRQALAKITAEGVFLEQLETDPARFLPETTEEHLDDDVVRVDLNRPMDEIRAELTKYPVKTRLSLSGPLVVARDIAHAKIKERLDAGEAMPQYLRDHAVYYAGPAKTPEGYASGSFGPTTAGRMDAYVEQFQAAGGSMVMLAKGNRSKQVTDACAAHGGFYLGSIGGPAARLAQDCIKKVDVLEYAELGMEAVWKIEVEDFPAFVVVDDKGNDFFSPQALSQPTFTSIPVRQGA, from the coding sequence ATGCCTGAGTTCGCCTACACGGATCTGCTTCCCCTCGGCGAGGACCCCACCCCGTACCGCCTGCTCACCGCCGACGGCGTGAGCACCTTCGAGGCGGACGGGCGGACCTTCCTCAAGGTCGAACCGGAAGCACTGCGGCTGCTGGCCGCCGAGGCCATGCACGACATCTCGCACTATCTGCGCCCCACCCACCTCGCCCAGCTGCGCCGCATCCTGGACGACCCCCAGGCCAGCCCCAACGACCGCTTCGTCGCGCTCGACCTGCTGAAGAACGCCAACATCGCCGCCGCCGGCGTCCTGCCGATGTGCCAGGACACCGGCACCGCCATCGTGATGGGCAAGCGCGGCCAGCAGGTCCTCACCTCCGGCGGCGACGAGGAAGCCCTCTCCCGCGGCATCTTCGACGCGTACACCAAGCTCAACCTGCGGTACTCGCAGATGGCCCCGCTGACCATGTGGGACGAGAAGAACACCGGCTCCAACCTGCCCGCCCAGATCGAGCTGTACGCGACCGACGGCGGCGCGTACAAGTTCCTCTTCATGGCCAAGGGCGGCGGCAGCGCCAACAAGTCCTTCCTCTACCAGGAGACGAAGGCGGTCCTCAACGAGGCGTCGATGATGCGCTTCCTCGAAGAGAAGATCCGCTCGCTCGGCACCGCCGCCTGCCCCCCGTACCACCTGGCGATCGTGGTCGGCGGCACCAGCGCGGAGTTCGCACTGAAGACCGCGAAGTACGCCTCCGCGCACTACCTCGACGAACTGCCCGCCGAGGGCTCCCCTGCCGGGCACGGCTTCCGGGACAAGGAGCTGGAACAGCAGGTCTTCGAGCTGACCCAGCGGATCGGCATCGGCGCCCAGTTCGGCGGCAAGTACTTCTGCCACGACGTGCGGGTGGTACGGCTCCCCCGGCACGGCGCGTCCTGCCCGGTGGCCATCGCGGTCTCCTGCTCGGCCGACCGGCAGGCGCTCGCCAAGATCACCGCCGAGGGCGTCTTCCTGGAGCAGCTGGAGACCGACCCGGCCCGCTTCCTCCCGGAGACCACCGAGGAGCACCTGGACGACGACGTGGTCCGGGTCGATCTCAACCGCCCGATGGACGAGATCCGCGCCGAGCTCACCAAGTACCCGGTCAAGACCCGGCTCTCGCTCTCCGGCCCGCTGGTCGTCGCCCGTGACATCGCGCACGCCAAGATCAAGGAGCGGCTCGACGCGGGCGAGGCGATGCCCCAGTACCTCCGGGACCACGCGGTCTACTACGCCGGCCCGGCCAAGACCCCCGAGGGCTACGCCTCCGGCTCCTTCGGGCCGACGACCGCGGGCCGGATGGACGCCTATGTCGAGCAGTTCCAGGCGGCCGGCGGCTCGATGGTGATGCTGGCCAAGGGCAACCGCTCCAAGCAGGTCACCGACGCGTGCGCCGCGCACGGCGGCTTCTACCTCGGCTCGATCGGCGGCCCCGCGGCCCGGCTCGCCCAGGACTGCATCAAGAAGGTCGACGTCCTGGAGTACGCCGAGCTCGGCATGGAGGCGGTCTGGAAGATCGAGGTCGAGGACTTCCCGGCCTTCGTCGTCGTGGACGACAAGGGCAACGACTTCTTCAGCCCGCAGGCACTCTCTCAGCCGACCTTCACCAGCATCCCGGTGCGCCAGGGGGCGTAA